The Leucothrix mucor DSM 2157 DNA window CCGCTAACTGCATCGTGCGATTTTGCTCGGCGGCCTGCTTCTGTGCTTGCTGTTGAGCTTGCCAATTACGGTGATACATCTGGCGTTGCTGTTCTTTTTGGCGGGCTGCTGCAGCCGTTTGTTGCTGTTTTTTGAGTTGCTGCTGTTTAGCATAACTGTTTGATGCGGTATTGATTTTCGATTGCGCCGCCTGAGCTTGCGGCGCATTCTGCCTTGTTGCATAGCGTGGTTTAGATGATTTAGTAACCTGCTTGGCTGCCGGTTTTACACTGCTATAGGCTTTCGTATTACGTGGCTGATTGCTGCAGGCAGAAAGGCCAAACAGCGCAATAAGCGATAAGCTGATCAAGGCTTTATTATTCATATTTTTATTGCCATTTTGTGTAGTTATTATTTTTTTTATGGGAATCTGAACCCGAGATTTTTTACGTTCCCCTTATGCGCCACCAGATTCTTTCCAGGAATAGTAGCGTAACGATGACCGCGTAGATGAGCGGTTCTGTCGTGTCAGATTTAACCAGCAACCAAAAGTGTAGCACGCTGAATATGACTGTAGGATAAACGAGTAAGTGAATTAATCCCCAAATCTTGCCCAGTTGTCGCATTTGAGCGCGGGTAGAGGTCATAACAAGCGGAATCAGGAATACGAAAGCAGCAAAGCCAAATGTGATAAACGGGCGATCAATAACGTCTTCGATGAGAAATTCAAGTACAAAGCTGAGGTCGAACCAGAAGTAGCAAATAAAGTGCAAGCTGGTGTAGTAGAAGGTAAATAAGCCGAACATGCGGCGTAATGAAAGCAGTTGGGGCCAGTCTAATAAGCGACGAATTGGCGAAATCATTAGTCCCATGACCAATATACGCAGCGCCCAGTCTCCAGTAATCCGTAGAATGGCTTCGGGTGGGTTTGCACCCAAAGTGTTGGTATAGACTCCCCAAATAATGCTGACAACCGGCAGCATCAATAGCAAAAAGGCTATCGGTGCTAAGATGTTCTCGAAGATTTTTTCTTTGATTTGCACGGTGTGATTAGAAGTAGCGTGCCAAGTCCATTCCGGTATACATTCCGGCGACCTGCTCAGCATAACCATTAAACATTTCTGTTTTACGCTTTCTAAACTCCCCAATGCGGCGCTCTCTGCTTTGGCTCCAGCGAGGGTGTGGTACTTCCGGATTTACATTGGCATAAAAGCCGTACTCTGTTGGCGATGACATCTGCCAGGAATTCAGTGGCTGCGTTTCGCTAAACACAATGCGCACAATGCTTTTGATACTTTTAAAGCCGTATTTCCATGGCACGACTAAGCGTAGCGGCGCGCCGTTCTGGTTGAGTAACTCTTTGCCATACAGTCCGGTGGAAAAGAGTGTCAGCGGGTTCATTGCCTCATCCATTCTCAGGCCTTCCATGTAGGGCCATTCCAGCTCATCAGTGCGCTGTCCGGGCATGACGTCAGGATCGTAAAGTGTTTCAAAGCCAACGTATTTGGCATTGGAGTTTGGCTTCATACGTTTGATTAATTCCGCTAGCGGGAAGCCCATCCAAGGAATAACCATCGACCAGCCTTCGACACAGCGTAGTCGGTAAATTCGCTCTTCAATGGTGACTGATTTGAGAAGGTCTTCTAGAAGGTAAGTGCCGGGATTATCGCATTCGCCGTCGATATCAATTGTCCACGGTGTTGTGATCATTGATTTGGCGTGCTTGGCAGGATCTTTCTTGGAGGTTCCGAATTCGTAAAAATTACAGTAACTTGTGATGTCTTTGTATTTAGTGAGCTTGTCGCCAGGCATTATTATTGGTGTGGGATTCTCGGCTTTGGCGCTGAGGTGGTGGGTGGCAAGGCCGGTTGTCGCAATAATGCCAACTCCCGCAGCAGTTTTCATGAAGCGCCGACGGTCTTTATAGATTTCGTAATCGGTTACATCATTCTCGGTAAGATCATTTTTTTTGGAAAAATGCATAATTTGCCCCCGGGTATGCAGTCTCAGCTCGGGATCGAGAAATCCCAGCAATCGAATATACCGCGTTATTGATTTACAGCAGCTTAAGTGGTCTTTTAGTTATTATGCTTAGGCTTACGTTTACACGATTCAATATGAATGCGCCTTAAGCTCGCCACTATGTTTATCGTTATAGTGGCGAGCCTTTGGTTTTGACACATGATGGAGTGTGGTGTTCCATCATTTTACTTTTTTATAGTCGATCAGGTTTTTGGTGAGTCTTCGTTACTGGCATCAGTATCCGGTAGGAACAGGCTCATTACCACCAGCAAAATCGCGCCCAGAGTAATGGCAATATCTGCGATATTAAAGATCGCAAAATGGCCGTTATTCAAGAAGAACAGATCCATATCAACATAGAGGTCGATAAAGTCAGTTACCCGTCCGCTGATCAAGCGGTCTATGCCGTTACCGAGTGCGCCACCTAAAACCAGCGCTAGCGCAATGGCTGTCCAGCGCTCGGAACGATCCAGCTTCTTCAACCAGTACAGAATGTACGCACTCACCAAAAATGACAGCACGACAAAGAACCAGCGCTGCCAGCCACCTTGGTCACCCAAGAAGCTAAATGCAGCGCCGTAGTTATAAGCCAGTGTCATATTCAGGTGAGGGATGACCGCAATAGGAGTGCCCATATCGAGGTTCGCGACAGCGACCCACTTGGTGAGCTGGTCCAGAATCACGGTCACAATGGAAATCCATACCCACTTAAGCACAGTGTCGTACCTCACCATCACCACTGACGTTGCTTACACAGCGTCCACAAAGTTCAGGATGCTCAGGGTCAATGCCAATATCTGGCTGATGATGCCAGCAGCGCACACATTTCTCATCGGTAGAGGCTTGTGACTCAATCCAGATGCCGGGCAACTCATTAATGGCCACCGCATTTTCCGGAGCAGAGTCCGCTTCGACAAGCGTAGCGCCAGAGGTAATCAGCACAAAGCGTAGCTCTTGTTGCAGCTTGCTTAGGCTGGCGAAGTGCTCGCCTGAAGCATAAACCGTTACAGCGGCATCCAAAGATGAGCCGATTTTGCCTTCGCCACGCAGAGTTTCAAGTTGCTTACTGACTGCTTCGCGTACTTTGAATAAGGTCGCCCACTCGTCATTGCTGAGTAAGTCATTGTCATTCAAGGTAAACAGCTGATCAGACCATAAGCTGAATTGCGCATAAGGCAGGGTTTTATCCGCCGCATTGTGCGGCATTTCCTTCCAGATTTCTTCTGCAGTGAAGGTGGTGATCGGTGTCATCCAGCGTACTAGTGCGTGCAAAATCAGGTAAGCCGCTGTTTGTGCTGAGCGACGTGGCTGTGAGTCTGCAGGCATGGTGTACTGGCGATCTTTGGTGATATCCAGGAATAGGCTGCCCATTTCAATGGAGCAGAAGTGCAGCATTTCCTGATAAACCAAATGGAACTGCATTTTGGCATAAGCATCGGTAATGCGCGCTTGTACTTCGGCTGCTTTAGCAACAGCCCAGCGATCCAATGGCAACATATCTTCCGGAGCCAATACGTCGGTTTCCGGATTAAAATCACTTAAGTTCGATAGCAGGTAACGCGCCGTATTACGAATTCGGCGGTAAGCATCCGCAGAACGGTTGATGATTTCATCCGATACAGTGATTTCACGGCTGTAATCTGATGATGAAATCCATAAACGCAGGATATCCGCGCCCAGCTTGTTGATGACGTTTTGCGGTGCGATCGTATTACCGATCGACTTCGACATCTTCTTGCCTTTAGCATCCACAGTAAAGCCGTGAGTTAACACGTTCTTATAGGGTGGTACGCCGTTCATTGCCATTGACGTCAGCAATGAAGACTGGAACCAGCCGCGATGCTGATCCGAACCTTCCAGATACATATCAGCTGGGAATGATAGTTCCTCACGGGTGCGCAGTACAGACTCATGCGTGGTGCCAGAGTCAAACCACACATCAAGCGTGTCCATCGCCTTTTCGTAGTCATCAGCGTCATCGCCAATAAGCTCTTTAGCGTCAACACTATGCCAGTACTCAATGCCCTCTTTTTCCATGCCTTGAGCGACTTTTTCCATAATCGCTAAGGTGTCAGGATGCAGCTGCTGCGTTTCTTTGTGTACGAACAAAGAAATCGGCACACCCCAGAAACGTTGGCGCGAGATACACCAGTCAGGACGTGACTCGATCATCTTGTAGATGCGATCGATACCCCAGCCTGGAATCCACTGAACTGTTTTGATAGCTTCCAATGTTTTCTGGCGAAGGCCTTGTTTTTCCATGCTGATAAACCACTGAGGTGTCGCACGGAAAATGATCGGCGTTTTGTGGCGCCAGCAATGAGGGTAGCTGTGACGGATTTTTGTGGTATTCAACAATTGTCCGTTTTCTTCCAGCAATGCAATGATCGCTTTGTTGGCTTGGTAGATATCTAAGCCTGCAAACAGTGGGGTGTCTGGTAAGAACTTACCGTCACCGCCGACTGGGTTGTAAACTTCAAGCTTGTACTTTTGGCCAACCACGTAGTCGTCCGCACCGTGAGCAGGTGCGGTATGTACTTCACCAGTACCACCTTCGGTTGTTACATGATCGCCCAAGATGATCGGTAATACGCGATCATAAAATGGGTGTGCCAGCTGAACTAAGTCCAGATCTTGGCCTAAGCAGCTACCAACCACTTCGGCAGACTCAATGCCATAACGCTCCAAAGAGCTCCGTTGCAGAGACGGCTCTAAAATCAGGTAGCCACGCTCAGTTTTTACCAAGTTATAGGTAAAGTCCGGGTGAACCGTTACAGCCATGCTGGCAGGTAGTGTCCAAGGCGTTGTGGTCCAGATCACGGCTGAGATATCGCCATCAACCGTTGCGCCAAATTTAGCGGCGACCGCTTGGGTATCAACCACGTTGTATTTCACATCAACTGTTGGAGAGGTCTTCTCTTCGTAGTCCACTTCGGCTTCAGCCAATGAAGAACCACAGTCGATACACCAGTTGACTGGCTTCTCGCCTTTCATCAAGTGGCCTTTATCGATGATCTTAGCCAGTGAGCGAACGATGTTCGCTTCAGTTTCGAAGTTCATCGTCAGGTAAGGATTGTCCCAGTCACCGAGTACGCCCATGCGCTTAAAGTCATTACGCTGACCATCAATCTGCGTTAGCGCAAACTCACGGCACAGTTGGCGAAACTTTTTGGCGTCTACTTTAACGCCGACTTTGCCAACTTTCTGCTCAACCTTTTGCTCGATCGGCAAACCGTGGCAGTCCCAGCCCGGTACGTAAGCCGCATCAAATCCCGCAAGATTCTTACTTTTGGTAATCATGTCTTTCAGGATTTTATTTACAGCATGTCCAATGTGTAAATCGCCGTTAGCGTAAGGAGGGCCATCGTGCAGCACGTAACGTGGCCGTCCGGCAGCATGCTTGCGCATTGCCTGATATAACCCATCGTCGGCCCATTGGCGCAACATGTCCGGCTCACGCTTTGCAAGGTTTCCACGCATTGGGAAACCTGTGCTTGGCAGATTAAGCGTCGCTTTGTAGTCGGTCGTTTTTTCTGTCACCGTCAATTACCTGAATGATCTTTTTCTGAACGGTGGAGAATATCAAGTTTTCACCGAAAAACCGATATCTATTAATGCATTGAATTTGTTCGAGCTATATTTTTAAGCAATTGGCGATTAATGGCGCTGTATTTGGTCTGTGGCGGAGTC harbors:
- the lspA gene encoding signal peptidase II; the encoded protein is MLKWVWISIVTVILDQLTKWVAVANLDMGTPIAVIPHLNMTLAYNYGAAFSFLGDQGGWQRWFFVVLSFLVSAYILYWLKKLDRSERWTAIALALVLGGALGNGIDRLISGRVTDFIDLYVDMDLFFLNNGHFAIFNIADIAITLGAILLVVMSLFLPDTDASNEDSPKT
- the msrP gene encoding protein-methionine-sulfoxide reductase catalytic subunit MsrP; its protein translation is MHFSKKNDLTENDVTDYEIYKDRRRFMKTAAGVGIIATTGLATHHLSAKAENPTPIIMPGDKLTKYKDITSYCNFYEFGTSKKDPAKHAKSMITTPWTIDIDGECDNPGTYLLEDLLKSVTIEERIYRLRCVEGWSMVIPWMGFPLAELIKRMKPNSNAKYVGFETLYDPDVMPGQRTDELEWPYMEGLRMDEAMNPLTLFSTGLYGKELLNQNGAPLRLVVPWKYGFKSIKSIVRIVFSETQPLNSWQMSSPTEYGFYANVNPEVPHPRWSQSRERRIGEFRKRKTEMFNGYAEQVAGMYTGMDLARYF
- the ileS gene encoding isoleucine--tRNA ligase, whose protein sequence is MRGNLAKREPDMLRQWADDGLYQAMRKHAAGRPRYVLHDGPPYANGDLHIGHAVNKILKDMITKSKNLAGFDAAYVPGWDCHGLPIEQKVEQKVGKVGVKVDAKKFRQLCREFALTQIDGQRNDFKRMGVLGDWDNPYLTMNFETEANIVRSLAKIIDKGHLMKGEKPVNWCIDCGSSLAEAEVDYEEKTSPTVDVKYNVVDTQAVAAKFGATVDGDISAVIWTTTPWTLPASMAVTVHPDFTYNLVKTERGYLILEPSLQRSSLERYGIESAEVVGSCLGQDLDLVQLAHPFYDRVLPIILGDHVTTEGGTGEVHTAPAHGADDYVVGQKYKLEVYNPVGGDGKFLPDTPLFAGLDIYQANKAIIALLEENGQLLNTTKIRHSYPHCWRHKTPIIFRATPQWFISMEKQGLRQKTLEAIKTVQWIPGWGIDRIYKMIESRPDWCISRQRFWGVPISLFVHKETQQLHPDTLAIMEKVAQGMEKEGIEYWHSVDAKELIGDDADDYEKAMDTLDVWFDSGTTHESVLRTREELSFPADMYLEGSDQHRGWFQSSLLTSMAMNGVPPYKNVLTHGFTVDAKGKKMSKSIGNTIAPQNVINKLGADILRLWISSSDYSREITVSDEIINRSADAYRRIRNTARYLLSNLSDFNPETDVLAPEDMLPLDRWAVAKAAEVQARITDAYAKMQFHLVYQEMLHFCSIEMGSLFLDITKDRQYTMPADSQPRRSAQTAAYLILHALVRWMTPITTFTAEEIWKEMPHNAADKTLPYAQFSLWSDQLFTLNDNDLLSNDEWATLFKVREAVSKQLETLRGEGKIGSSLDAAVTVYASGEHFASLSKLQQELRFVLITSGATLVEADSAPENAVAINELPGIWIESQASTDEKCVRCWHHQPDIGIDPEHPELCGRCVSNVSGDGEVRHCA
- a CDS encoding sulfite oxidase heme-binding subunit YedZ, with amino-acid sequence MQIKEKIFENILAPIAFLLLMLPVVSIIWGVYTNTLGANPPEAILRITGDWALRILVMGLMISPIRRLLDWPQLLSLRRMFGLFTFYYTSLHFICYFWFDLSFVLEFLIEDVIDRPFITFGFAAFVFLIPLVMTSTRAQMRQLGKIWGLIHLLVYPTVIFSVLHFWLLVKSDTTEPLIYAVIVTLLFLERIWWRIRGT